One [Clostridium] saccharolyticum WM1 DNA segment encodes these proteins:
- the sdaAB gene encoding L-serine ammonia-lyase, iron-sulfur-dependent subunit beta, with translation MPSISIFDVIGPNMVGPSSSHTAGAVAIALLVKKMFNGPIKKVEFVLYGSFAKTYKGHGTDRALLGGILGFETYDLRIKNSFQLADECGLMYSFCVDEKETEVHPNTVEIHVTGENAGTMSVRGVSLGGGKVKIIRINGIDVDFTGEYSTLVIRHLDYPGMVAYIATSLSERNVNIAFMRLFRERKGATAYSVVESDEEIPQELLEKLREHPKVEDVMLIQV, from the coding sequence ATGCCGTCTATCAGTATTTTTGATGTAATCGGTCCCAATATGGTGGGGCCATCCAGTTCCCATACCGCGGGTGCTGTGGCAATAGCTCTTCTGGTTAAAAAAATGTTCAACGGGCCGATCAAAAAGGTAGAATTTGTATTGTATGGCTCTTTTGCAAAAACCTATAAAGGTCATGGTACCGACCGGGCGCTTCTTGGCGGCATCCTGGGTTTTGAGACTTATGACTTAAGAATAAAAAATTCCTTTCAGCTGGCGGATGAATGCGGACTGATGTATTCCTTCTGCGTGGATGAAAAAGAAACAGAGGTACATCCAAATACGGTCGAGATCCATGTGACTGGAGAAAATGCTGGTACCATGTCGGTCCGCGGCGTTTCATTAGGTGGCGGTAAAGTGAAAATCATCAGGATCAACGGCATTGATGTAGACTTTACGGGAGAATATTCCACACTGGTCATCCGCCACTTGGACTATCCGGGCATGGTAGCCTATATTGCCACCAGTTTAAGTGAGCGAAATGTCAATATCGCGTTCATGCGTTTGTTCCGGGAACGGAAAGGGGCGACCGCTTACTCAGTGGTAGAATCTGATGAGGAGATTCCCCAGGAATTGCTGGAAAAGCTGCGGGAACATCCGAAAGTAGAAGATGTTATGCTTATTCAGGTCTAG
- the sdaAA gene encoding L-serine ammonia-lyase, iron-sulfur-dependent, subunit alpha, translating into MDFISGNELLKLCEENQCRISEVMREREASEFGASSQETISRMKEAYRIMKESCHKPLDEPVVSIGGLIGGESAKVRDRRRSGKSICGSMLSKAITYSLAVLEVNASMGLIVAAPTAGSSGVLPGLLLALEEEFSLGSDQIIDGLFTASAVGYLFMRNATVAGAQAGCQAEVGAASAMAAAAATEIMGGTPQQCMDAASSALVNLLGLVCDPVAGLVEYPCQNRNVLGAANALVCAEMALSGVKQFIPFDQMLDTMMAVGRSIPFELRETSLGGCAITEAACGRACEIFQSK; encoded by the coding sequence ATGGATTTTATATCAGGAAATGAATTGCTGAAATTATGTGAGGAAAATCAATGCCGGATCTCAGAAGTGATGAGGGAACGTGAAGCCAGTGAGTTCGGCGCCAGTTCCCAAGAGACCATCAGCCGGATGAAGGAAGCTTACCGGATTATGAAAGAATCCTGCCATAAGCCTTTAGATGAACCTGTGGTATCCATTGGCGGACTGATCGGGGGTGAATCTGCAAAGGTACGGGACAGAAGGAGATCAGGAAAATCCATATGCGGAAGCATGCTGTCCAAGGCGATTACCTATTCGCTGGCTGTTTTGGAGGTGAATGCTTCCATGGGACTGATTGTGGCGGCGCCTACGGCCGGAAGCTCCGGAGTGCTGCCCGGGCTGCTCCTTGCCCTGGAAGAAGAATTTTCCCTGGGTAGTGACCAGATCATAGATGGTCTTTTTACGGCAAGTGCGGTTGGTTATCTGTTTATGAGGAATGCTACCGTTGCCGGAGCGCAGGCCGGATGTCAGGCAGAAGTCGGTGCTGCTTCCGCAATGGCAGCGGCAGCTGCGACGGAAATTATGGGCGGAACGCCGCAGCAGTGCATGGACGCAGCTTCTTCTGCCTTGGTAAATCTTTTAGGTCTGGTCTGCGACCCGGTAGCCGGCCTGGTGGAATATCCCTGCCAGAACCGCAATGTTTTAGGTGCTGCCAATGCACTGGTATGTGCAGAAATGGCATTATCAGGAGTCAAACAGTTTATACCCTTTGACCAGATGCTGGACACCATGATGGCGGTGGGGCGGTCTATTCCGTTTGAATTAAGGGAAACTTCCCTTGGCGGCTGTGCGATTACTGAAGCTGCCTGCGGAAGGGCCTGTGAGATATTTCAATCAAAGTAA
- a CDS encoding MarR family winged helix-turn-helix transcriptional regulator — translation MNEHREIGKYISILQRLNNMYFANQLSFYQIGCGQQFFLLQIYKNPGMSLHELASFGHYDKATATRAVKKLEEEGYVLTEMAKEDKRLRRIYVTDKAAAVVEKTLESVAEWADIILKGFTKEERDAAEQMLIRMAYNASHHIMEQKGKE, via the coding sequence ATGAACGAGCACAGGGAAATCGGGAAGTATATCTCGATTCTCCAAAGACTGAACAATATGTACTTTGCAAATCAATTATCCTTTTATCAGATAGGCTGTGGACAACAGTTTTTTTTATTGCAGATTTATAAAAATCCGGGCATGAGCCTTCATGAGCTGGCTTCTTTTGGCCATTACGATAAAGCGACTGCCACCAGGGCGGTGAAGAAGCTGGAAGAAGAGGGGTATGTTCTGACTGAGATGGCAAAAGAGGACAAGCGCCTTCGAAGAATTTACGTTACGGATAAGGCGGCGGCTGTTGTGGAGAAGACATTGGAGAGTGTGGCTGAATGGGCGGATATTATATTGAAGGGATTTACCAAGGAGGAACGTGATGCAGCGGAGCAAATGCTCATCCGCATGGCATACAATGCCAGCCATCACATTATGGAACAGAAAGGAAAGGAATAG
- a CDS encoding MATE family efflux transporter, whose translation MEQNKMKQGENPLGYKPVGHLLLQFALPAIIAMLVNSIYNIVDQIFIGQGIGYLGNAATTIAFPIVTIILAISTLLGAGGSAYAAIKLGEKNEKEADKTLGTVFAVTLAASVVVMAVAFPLMTPMLKVFGATENTMGYARQYTSVILMGTPFNMLSVVLSNMARTDGNPSLSMYAILVGAVLNTILDPVYIFVFHWGVTGAAIATITSQIISAVVLVHYFIFKGKHMRLHRKGLSIDGKICRLALPLGISSGITQVASTILQVVMNNSLVYYGNQTDIGGDVALSAMGVVNKIGMILISICIGIGIGSQPILGFNKGANQPKRMRRTFLLAAGAATAVSITGWLACQIFPGQILSLFGTKDVLFTQFAIRCLKIYMLGIFSAGFQVVTTSYFQSTGQPLKASVLSMLRQLLLLIPLILTLPLTFGLEGILYAGPAADITSMIIVSQFVLYEMRKLNRFCKDT comes from the coding sequence ATGGAACAAAACAAGATGAAACAGGGGGAGAATCCCCTGGGATATAAGCCAGTGGGACATTTGCTGCTGCAGTTTGCACTTCCGGCAATTATCGCCATGCTGGTAAATTCGATTTACAACATTGTTGACCAGATTTTTATCGGACAGGGGATCGGATATCTGGGAAATGCGGCTACCACCATTGCATTCCCCATCGTCACCATCATTTTGGCCATATCCACCCTGCTGGGAGCCGGCGGAAGCGCCTATGCGGCCATTAAGCTGGGGGAAAAGAATGAGAAGGAGGCGGACAAGACCCTTGGAACCGTATTCGCGGTGACCCTGGCAGCCAGTGTTGTGGTTATGGCAGTGGCTTTTCCGCTTATGACCCCCATGTTAAAGGTCTTTGGAGCCACGGAAAATACCATGGGATATGCCAGGCAGTACACTTCCGTCATACTGATGGGCACTCCCTTTAACATGCTTTCTGTGGTCTTAAGCAATATGGCCAGAACCGACGGGAATCCGTCCTTATCCATGTACGCCATTTTGGTGGGTGCTGTTTTAAATACCATTCTTGATCCTGTTTATATCTTTGTATTTCACTGGGGTGTGACCGGGGCAGCCATTGCCACCATCACCTCTCAGATCATTTCCGCAGTGGTGCTGGTGCATTATTTTATATTTAAAGGAAAACATATGCGCCTTCATAGAAAAGGATTATCCATTGATGGGAAGATCTGCCGTTTGGCACTGCCACTTGGAATATCCAGCGGTATCACCCAGGTAGCTTCTACTATATTACAGGTTGTCATGAACAATTCTCTGGTGTACTATGGAAACCAGACTGATATTGGCGGCGATGTGGCCTTAAGTGCCATGGGCGTTGTAAATAAAATAGGTATGATCCTTATTTCCATCTGCATTGGGATCGGTATTGGATCTCAGCCCATACTAGGGTTTAACAAGGGGGCAAACCAGCCAAAACGTATGAGAAGGACATTTCTTTTGGCGGCCGGGGCGGCAACAGCAGTTTCAATTACAGGCTGGCTTGCCTGTCAGATATTCCCGGGACAGATTCTTAGTTTATTTGGGACTAAGGATGTATTGTTTACCCAGTTTGCCATCCGCTGTTTAAAGATTTATATGCTGGGAATCTTTTCTGCAGGCTTCCAGGTTGTGACCACCAGCTATTTCCAGTCCACGGGACAGCCCCTAAAGGCTTCCGTTTTGTCCATGCTGCGCCAGCTATTGTTATTGATTCCTCTGATTCTTACTCTTCCTTTGACCTTTGGTCTGGAAGGAATCCTGTATGCAGGGCCTGCGGCGGATATCACCTCAATGATCATTGTCAGCCAGTTTGTATTGTATGAAATGAGAAAATTAAACCGTTTTTGCAAAGATACATAA
- a CDS encoding alpha/beta hydrolase fold domain-containing protein — MSMKTEMARIFAGLNKSDRKMALELEHPARGTAALDQERFTKRVRVKAWNVDGFPAFTINGSYTKAAHVLMLPGGAYTLEPSGRYREMAEHFAIEKQVRVTIPLCPLAPEYTALDAHRYLVRVYSFLAAEYPEDEFFLFGDFSGGGLALSLLQELRDTGNLPMPVRTAVVSPWLDIALSNPKIKIVKKSDPILPVEALKEAGVRYRGPLEPDHPFVSPLYGNWDHLGQILVFSGTEEILTPDCELLAEMAGKLQGTEIIYRKGARMIHDWILIPCKETDATLDLIFAFFLEEALGF, encoded by the coding sequence ATGAGCATGAAAACGGAGATGGCAAGGATTTTCGCCGGACTTAATAAATCGGACAGAAAAATGGCTCTTGAACTGGAGCACCCCGCCAGGGGAACAGCAGCTTTGGACCAGGAACGATTTACAAAAAGGGTGCGTGTGAAAGCCTGGAACGTGGATGGCTTTCCTGCTTTCACCATCAATGGAAGCTATACGAAGGCGGCCCATGTCCTTATGCTTCCGGGCGGGGCCTATACCCTGGAGCCGTCAGGACGTTACAGAGAAATGGCGGAGCATTTTGCCATAGAGAAACAGGTGAGGGTGACCATACCTCTATGTCCTCTGGCTCCGGAATATACGGCCTTAGATGCCCACCGTTATCTGGTAAGGGTTTACAGCTTTCTTGCTGCAGAGTATCCGGAGGATGAGTTTTTCTTGTTTGGGGACTTTTCCGGCGGCGGCCTGGCTCTGTCATTATTACAAGAGCTGCGGGACACGGGGAACCTGCCTATGCCGGTGAGAACTGCCGTAGTTTCACCTTGGCTAGATATCGCTCTCAGCAATCCAAAAATAAAGATCGTGAAAAAATCAGACCCGATCCTTCCCGTGGAAGCGCTGAAAGAGGCCGGCGTTCGTTACCGGGGGCCTCTGGAGCCGGATCATCCCTTTGTTTCTCCCCTCTATGGGAATTGGGATCATCTGGGACAGATCCTGGTATTTTCCGGGACAGAAGAGATCCTTACGCCGGATTGTGAGCTTTTGGCGGAGATGGCAGGGAAGCTGCAGGGAACGGAAATCATATACAGAAAAGGGGCCAGAATGATCCATGACTGGATATTGATCCCCTGTAAAGAAACCGATGCCACTTTGGATTTGATTTTTGCATTTTTTTTAGAAGAAGCTTTGGGATTTTAA
- a CDS encoding adaptor protein MecA: MKIERINENQIRCTLTSFDLSVRNLNLGELAYGSEKARNLFREMIQKASNEVGFEAEDIPLMVEAIPLSNESVMLVITKIEDPEELDTRFAKFSPAADEDLDSMPGDLASELLEGADGLLNLLGIDKKEEPEAEQPKEPSGASSIRIYSFQSLDQISDAARTIGQVYDGENTLYKKPDTRQYYLVIRNTPDKSLDFSRVCNLLAEYGSKIHQDYASEAYYKEHYEVLIEGHALQSLAKL, from the coding sequence ATGAAGATAGAACGTATTAATGAAAATCAAATTCGCTGTACGCTTACCAGCTTTGATTTAAGCGTCCGAAACTTAAATTTAGGCGAGCTTGCCTATGGCAGTGAAAAAGCCCGCAACCTGTTCCGCGAGATGATTCAAAAAGCCTCTAACGAAGTGGGATTCGAAGCAGAAGACATTCCTCTCATGGTAGAAGCAATTCCGTTGTCCAATGAAAGCGTCATGCTGGTGATCACAAAAATCGAGGACCCGGAAGAATTAGATACAAGGTTTGCTAAATTTTCTCCAGCAGCCGACGAGGACTTGGATTCCATGCCAGGAGATCTGGCAAGCGAACTTTTGGAAGGCGCCGACGGACTATTAAACTTGTTAGGAATTGACAAAAAAGAAGAACCGGAGGCAGAGCAGCCAAAAGAACCATCGGGTGCTTCCTCGATACGAATTTATAGTTTTCAAAGCCTGGATCAGATATCTGATGCTGCAAGGACCATCGGACAGGTTTACGATGGCGAGAATACATTGTATAAAAAACCTGATACCAGACAGTATTATCTGGTGATCAGAAACACCCCTGATAAGTCTCTGGATTTCAGCCGTGTCTGCAACCTGCTTGCAGAGTATGGTTCCAAGATTCATCAGGACTACGCCTCTGAAGCGTACTACAAGGAACATTACGAGGTGCTGATTGAAGGCCATGCCCTTCAATCTCTTGCAAAACTTTAA
- a CDS encoding GNAT family N-acetyltransferase: protein MNENYRIARLNIDSIKKYGALDLVWKIFEEFEAPDYPDEGIEEFRKFLDFETIKQKISRNEMFFWGCFSGDAIVGVIAARQPCHISLLFVNKEHHRRGIGRELFHTVTSFYAAAGIHQEITVHSSPYAVEVYHKLGFVDTDTEQLLNGIRFTPMKYILR from the coding sequence ATGAATGAGAATTATCGTATTGCCCGGTTGAACATTGACTCCATAAAAAAATATGGAGCTTTGGACTTGGTTTGGAAAATTTTTGAAGAATTTGAAGCCCCGGATTATCCGGATGAAGGCATTGAGGAATTTCGGAAGTTTTTAGATTTTGAAACGATAAAACAAAAAATCTCCAGAAATGAAATGTTTTTCTGGGGATGCTTTTCCGGGGATGCCATTGTGGGGGTGATCGCTGCCAGACAGCCCTGCCATATTTCGCTTTTATTTGTGAATAAAGAACATCATCGGCGAGGTATCGGACGGGAATTGTTCCATACTGTAACATCCTTTTACGCAGCTGCGGGCATTCACCAGGAAATAACCGTTCATTCATCGCCTTATGCGGTCGAGGTATATCATAAACTAGGATTTGTGGATACCGATACCGAGCAGCTTTTAAATGGAATACGGTTTACTCCAATGAAATATATTCTACGCTGA
- a CDS encoding serine/threonine protein kinase, with translation MILDRQKEVVFVSAVLFGKYQLYGILGTGRAGTVFLAVHLGLEEYRAIKRVPKSFLKFEDLRREALVLKELRHPGIPIIYDVEEDESYSYLIEEYLEGESLYDLVKRQGHLSRELAISYGVQLTSIISYLHLAGPNPILHLDLQPKNLLLCHDTIKLIDFGLAASLGDANMPKERYGTVGCAAPEQYSKDGALDERTDIYAIGTIIHYLFTGVFPKLPYKPAASMDADLAAVIKRCIKLEKEERFSSAQELGERLRQLERMGTAAKERLQSSSLIIALAGSKSGAGTTHIGIGLSVYLRNHGYPNLFEEKNDSGMSAGLGGVWSAKRDQYGLMRYRGFLWKPYYGPGVKLREPPFQIRILDYGKNINLALTGGSHRVILVCDGSDWGRNSTFLSAEQVVKGRISYGIIYNHAAGKTRITLPDGAVPSKCLKAPYYPDPFEPGAEAEGFYKALLEEVLEIKIRRRGISGLKSWIIERLTGMIPGKGRTPGKR, from the coding sequence ATGATATTGGACAGACAAAAGGAGGTGGTTTTTGTTAGCGCCGTTCTGTTTGGAAAATATCAGCTATACGGCATCTTGGGAACCGGCCGGGCAGGAACAGTTTTTCTGGCGGTTCATCTTGGGCTTGAGGAATACCGGGCGATCAAGCGGGTACCCAAAAGCTTTCTGAAATTTGAAGATCTAAGGCGTGAAGCACTGGTTCTTAAGGAACTGCGCCATCCTGGAATTCCCATTATTTATGACGTAGAAGAAGACGAATCTTATAGTTATCTGATCGAAGAGTATCTGGAAGGAGAATCATTATATGACCTTGTAAAAAGACAGGGCCATCTATCGCGGGAACTGGCCATTTCATATGGAGTTCAGTTGACCAGCATCATCAGTTACCTGCATCTCGCAGGACCAAACCCCATATTACATTTAGATTTACAGCCGAAAAACCTGTTATTGTGCCATGACACCATAAAATTGATTGACTTTGGCCTTGCCGCGTCCTTGGGTGATGCAAATATGCCCAAAGAGCGGTACGGAACCGTGGGATGTGCGGCGCCGGAGCAGTATTCAAAGGATGGAGCACTGGATGAGAGAACAGATATTTATGCCATTGGTACTATCATTCATTATCTATTTACAGGAGTATTTCCAAAGCTGCCTTATAAACCGGCTGCATCCATGGATGCCGATCTGGCAGCCGTTATAAAACGGTGCATAAAATTGGAAAAGGAAGAACGGTTTTCATCAGCACAGGAGCTGGGGGAAAGGCTCAGACAGCTTGAGCGCATGGGAACGGCTGCAAAGGAACGTCTACAATCATCATCTCTTATCATTGCTCTTGCAGGGAGCAAATCAGGGGCCGGAACGACTCATATAGGGATCGGCCTGTCTGTCTATCTTAGAAATCATGGATATCCCAATTTATTTGAAGAAAAAAATGATTCCGGCATGAGTGCCGGGCTTGGTGGCGTATGGTCAGCGAAACGGGACCAGTATGGCCTGATGAGGTACCGGGGCTTTCTTTGGAAACCTTATTACGGACCGGGAGTGAAGCTGAGAGAGCCGCCTTTTCAAATTCGCATCCTGGATTATGGAAAAAATATTAACCTGGCTCTGACGGGAGGCTCCCACAGGGTGATACTGGTATGCGACGGCAGCGACTGGGGCAGAAACAGCACCTTTTTGTCTGCGGAGCAGGTGGTGAAGGGCCGTATATCCTACGGGATCATTTACAACCACGCAGCTGGTAAAACCAGGATAACTCTGCCTGACGGGGCGGTCCCTTCTAAGTGCTTAAAGGCTCCATATTATCCGGATCCTTTTGAGCCGGGAGCAGAAGCGGAAGGTTTTTATAAGGCTCTTCTGGAAGAAGTTTTAGAAATTAAAATCAGAAGAAGAGGGATAAGCGGACTGAAAAGCTGGATCATAGAGCGGCTGACCGGAATGATCCCGGGCAAAGGCCGTACCCCAGGGAAAAGGTAA